The DNA region CAAAATCAAATGGATATTGTTCTCAATAGCTTCTTCGGCAATAACTTTACCTACCTCGTATGCGAGTTGGGTATTGAACGACGAACATAATACTGTGCTGGAAGGCATTCCGATATTAGGTTTATTCACATTGACCCCGCTGTTACCATCGGCAACGATAAAATCTCGCATATCGTATTTCTCTAGCAGATAGAGTCTGCCTGCTTCACCGATATCGGTCATCCCCCAGCCTGCTGCATTGCAAACGGATAGTCTCGCCAATTCTTCCACTGTCAATTGTTTAATGAACGCATCAAGCAGTTCCGGATTGACCACCACATCGGTATATTTGATCATCATGGTCGGTAGATCCGCCTGAATTGGCTGTGTCTCCGTCATTCTTTGCCGATTGACTATCGGGGTTAGTTCGGTTGCCCGCGATTTTATCCCTGAAAATTCACCAGTTGGATAGGTTTCTTCCGGATTGCGTTTGGATAAAACACGAATGGATACCGGCGGGCTCATTTTATTCGATACGGTTCGGATCGTCGACATTTCTTCAAGTTCAAAACTTCCTGCCTTCAGCAAGTGTTTGATTGAAGTACCGGCGTAAAACAGATAGGTCCCCGACTCCATGATCCACGACGCACTGTCTGTAGAATAAGAAGCAAGCTGATCTCGATTGATTTGAAATGTAAGAATTTGATTACTTCCAGGTCTCAGATCTTGCGTTTTCGAGAAGCCTACTAGCTTCCGGGACGGCTTTTCCAGTAAACCATCCGGCTCTTCCACATATATTTGCACAACCTCTTTGCCTGTAACTGAACCCGTATTTGTAATCTCTACAGAAAGCTTTACTACATTATTCTCCCAAGTAAAGTGACAAGGTTGGAGCGAAAACGTCGTATAACTCAACCCATATCCGAAGGGATAGGCCACTTGTTTATTGAACGTCTCGAAATAACGGTACCCAACGTAAATATCTTCTTCATAGTAGGTATCCACAAAATACGGGGTATGCGAATCCAGAATGGCCTTGCCCTCCATAGCGGTATAAAAGTTCCTGCTTGAAGGGATATCTTCGTAATCCAAACTCCAGGTATCCGGAAGCTTCGCGGACGGATTTACTCGCCCGTCCAGAATCTCAACAAGTGCCTTACCACCCAACATGCCAACGAAGCCGCATACGATCAAGCCCTTGATGTTATACCTCTTAACCCACCTTACATCAATCGGATAACCGCTGTTCACAATGGCAATTGTCTTGTCAAATTTTCCGGATACAGCTTGAATCATAGCTTCCTCATCAGCCGATAAGTAATATTCTCCTGGGATGGGGTTATTATCGATATTTTCGCCCGAGGCGCGGCTTATTACGATGATCGCCGTCTGTGATTCATTAAAAGCTTGTTCCAAGATTTCCACAGAGGGACAGACTTCCTCATCCGACTGATAAAGTTTTGATACCGCTTCATTAAGCGAAAAGTCACTATATTCCTCAATAGCCCTTAAGAACCGTACTTGATACCTAGGGTTAATTTTCCCAGCTCCCAATGCCCCCAAGCGAAACTGGGACTGACCTATTCCAAATACATTTAGCATCTCTTCCTTCTTAATTGGCAGCAAGTTTTCTTCGTTCTTCAGAAGAATAATCCCTTCTCTAGCTACTTCCAAAGAAATTTGTTCGTGCTGCTCATAGCTGGGGACTGGTTTTTTGCTGGGGAGCGTTTGAATCGTAATTTCCTTTGGTTCCATCATGAGCCCATCCTCATCTATGAAACCTTCCACTAAAGCATTGTAAGCCTTTCCAAACTGAGTCAGAACTCCTCGAACAGGGAAACCGAAACATTGAATGTTCATTCCTACAAGGGTAAAAAATGTCCCTTCTTTAAGTTTTTTCCCTTCTATTGTCATTTTACCAATAACTTTTTCATTCATCCGTTTTGTGAAAATAACCACCAAGCAACCTGACAACTCTCGATGTAACATTGCAAGTTGAGTGTCAATATCATCCAGATCATAAATAAATTCGTTTTCCAGATTAAAAGCCGCTATCGTTGGTTTGTCTCTATTAATACCCATATATAATTCTACTCCCCTACAGTTCAAACTAATGATTATATTGCTGTTGCATATGATCGATACAGAGGGTGAATGCTGTCACTTGGGCAACACAAGTTTCAATCTATGCTCTTTTTCTAAATTCTTAGGAACCCATAAGGAATTTTTGTTGCTCTCCTCAAGTTAATTATAGTAATCAACGGAATAGCTTAATATAACGATTCATAAACATTAATAACGCAATCTTAACTTACAGATTTTAAAAGCACTTTATACCCATCAATGTATATCTAAGCAATTTTAAGATCATTTAGGAATGAAATGAGAAAAAGCGGCCCTATCCTCGAATTTACTTCTTAGAACAAAGCCGCAATTTTTTATGATATCGAAATGAAGAGAATATCCATCGCACCTTCCCCTTCAATTTGAAAATACTTAAATCCTGCCAAGCAACCATTCTTGAAGGCAGCAATATATTGCACGGCATTTTCTTTATCCGTCATATCTTCTTGCGTAAAATACGGACCAGCGAACGGATTCCATATACCGTCTATCTTTTCATTCATAAGATTGCAAGCGATATAAGCGGATACTCACCCTTTTCTATCAGGGGACCCCCATTCAGTCCGCAGCTCGTGCCTTCTGCTTGAATGATGCTGCCGTCAAGCAAGATCGTCATCGGTTCCGCTACGGCTTGTCGTGAGTAATTTGTTTGGTTCGTTTGGCGGTGATTAAATACACAATAGGTTCCGTTAATACATTCAAAACTTCCATGATTATTTCCAATTGCGTTTACTGCATTACTAATCGGCCGACCATGCAGACCAATGTCACTGGATGAATGCAAACGTCACGGTAGACAAAGTCCCGGTCCTTATATTGGCTTGTGCAATAATTAAACCGGTAATATCCGTGGCGAAATAAATCAGATTTTAGAGACCGTTAATTTTACGCATGGAGGCCCCTTCAAAGAAATTCGGCTTTGCTCGGTCTTCATTAGCAGGCATAATAATTTTGGGCTCCGTCAGTAGGGTAAGCATATCTTTGTCCAGTTCGCGAACGAAAGCCCCTACCACGGGATGGCCAAACTCTTCATTACTTTTTTGTCCGGAGCCTGAATATAAATAGATACGCTCGTCATCGTCTGCAAACACAGCGGGGTCAAACTCGAAATAATCTGACTTGTCTGAACCTGTTATATGGCCATTGATATACCTTATGTCTCCGTAATACTCATATTGTCCCGAGGGTGTGGGCATACAGCAACGGAAATGATACTGGAATTCGCAACAGAATAGTACAAGAAATAACGACCGTCCGGACCTTTCGCTACATCCGGCGCATATAGATGTCCTTTCCCGTGTCGATAAGAACATCTTCGAAAGCCCGCCTTGGGCTTCTAAATATCGTTTATTTAGGATGTGTAAGAGTTTCTATTTAAATTCCAAATGTGGTTTAATCTGTTTTTTCGAGACCCATCGGCTTAATTACAAAGCTATATTCATAGTAACCAGGTTTGACCTGGAATTCTTCATGTATATTTCGTGACCAACCATCATCACCACCCAAACCGCTGTGAATGTGGTCGATGTTCACCCAGATCCGGTCGCGCTCAGGCAGTTCTTCAATATGCCGGGCTGCTGCATAATCAAGGACACTGTTACGGTGTGCATCCATGTGGAATGGTTCAAAGCCGCTAAACATTAACCCACTGCCATCACTATCCGTCAATGAGAACCAACGCACCTCTTCCTTGCCGCCCCATTCCACAGGAACAATATATGGGCAGGGTTCTTCATCAACTACAGTACGATAAAGCCCGATTGAAGCACTCCGTTTCCGATCCACATAGCTTTCGTGCGGCCCGCATCCGTACCATTGCAACTGATCGTTGTCCATAGGCATAGTAAAGGTAAGTCCAATTCGTGGTAATAAAGACAGCGAAACGTTAGCGTTTACACGGTTCTGTACTTCAATGGAGCCGTCACCATTGATGAGATATCGCACTTGGCTTTTAAACCCATCAGATCTTTCCGCCCCGTGTAAGAAAGCTTCCGTTTCGAACAGAACCATGTTGTCACTTGGTTGGGAGAAACGTACAGAAATAACCTCTCGAACAAGCCGGTTCAACCCATATGTTTCCCACTCGCCTGCATAGAATGCGCTTCCGCCTTGCCCCTGGTCTATGCCAGTGGGTGCCCGGTAAAAATTCTCCTGAGCTCCGGACAGAAGAAGAGTCTTCCCATACCGCTCGTAAGTTGTTAACGTACCTTCCCGCTTGTCGAACCGAGCTAGGAAAACATCCCCCTGAACAGTGACTGTCGCCGCGTCCTCCATTAATGTCAATTTCGAATGTTGAGATTTATCGTTTAAGATTGGTCCAGTTTGAAACGGAAAACGAATTTGCTCGTTTAAAATTTCGTAACCTGCAGGTGCCCATAAAGTTTCATGGTGGAGCCGTACAGAGAAATTGACGAAGTATTCGGCCCCTGTTTTCCCTTTCGACTTAACAAACGGAATATTCACATCCTTTTGTTCCCCAGGAAGAATGGTAGCAAGGGGGATTGAACCGGATTGAATTCCAATCCCGTTCTCAACAACCTCCCAATACAGTTGCAAATGGTCCAAAGTTGTAAAGGCGTATTTGTTAATAACAGTAAACAAGCCTTGCAGCGAATCCTTATCTTGAACTGCTACAGGAGCTTGCATTTTTTTGATTTCGTATGCTCCTGGGTGGAGTTCAAGATCAGGTGACACGACTCCGTTCATACACATATCGGGAACAGGATCAACGACGGATTCACCAAAATCCCCGCCGTAGCTCCAAGATGTAGAACCGTCTGCATGTGTGGTGCGAATAGCCTTATCGGACCAATCCCATATAAATCCACCTTGGAACCTAGGGTATTTATTAATTCCCAAAATTTATAAAAATTACCATTACCATTACTCTTGGAATACGCATATTCACACATGATCAGCGGTCGTAAGTCTTTGGTATCTGCCATAATTCTATCCACCCAGCTCAGAGGAGGATACATAGGAGCCAAGATATCGGATATTTGCGGACTGGGAAAACCGCTCTCGTATTGGACGAGTCTGTAAGGATCGTAAAACCGGATCCACCCGGCCATGGCAGCATGGTTCGCACCTACACTCGACTCGTTTCCAAGCGACCAGAACAGGATTGAGGGGTGATTTTTGTCACGCATCACCATCCGGATGGCACGATCCAGATAGGCGGCTGCCCATTCCGGATCTTTGGACAGGGTTCCCTGTATACCATGCGTCTCAATGTTGGCTTCGTCAACCAAGTACAAGCCAAGCTCATCGCATAAGTCATACCACACCGGATCGTTCGGATAATGACTTGTCCGTACAGCATTAAAATTCAATTGCTTAATCTTAATGATCTCCTCCCGCATTCGCTCAGGCGTAATCGTTCTTCCTGTATCGGGATGATGCTCATGCCGGTTCACTCCTCGGACAATAAATCGTTTGCCATTGAGGAGGATAACACCTTCAGGCGAACGTTCAATTCTACGAAATCCTACTCGACAACTCTCAAAATCGATTTCATTACCATCAGGATCCAGCATCGTGAGCACAAGCGTATATAGGTTAGGTTGCTCCGCGCTCCATAGTAACGGATTCTTAACATCAGAAATTATAAGGGCAGCTCCGTCCTCTGGCTTCCATTCCCCTCCCCAAGGCATATACATTGGAGTAGAGGTAGCAACAGGCGATGTCATCGGCTCAAAGATTTGCTTACCTTCCGAATCGAATAGCGTAGCCCTAACTGAGAAATCACCGTAATTATGGTACTTATTGGCGTGGGTATAAACAATGAGCTTTCCGTCCTTGTACTGCTCATCCAGCAAAGCCATGACTTTAAAATCACGGATATGCTGCCTCGGCTTTGCGTACAGGACTACTGATCGATGGATGCCCGACAAATGCCAATAATCCTGATCTTCCAGGTATGTGCCATCCGACCAGCGCATGACCTGCAGGGCAAGCTTATTGTCCCCTTGCCTCACCAGCTCGGTGATGTTAAACTCCGCGTTTAACTTGCTGTCCTGCGAATAGCCTGCGCATATGCTGTTTACCCATACATAGAAAGCAGATTCGACGGATTCGAAGTTGATAAAGATTTCTGTCGTTCCAGTTCGCATGAACCGTAAACTCCGTCAAATAACAGCCGGTCGGGTTATCTTCGGGTACGTAGGGCGGATTTAGCGGAAGAAAGCGATCCAGCAATTCCTCGTCTTTATGACTACGAAGATGGCGCGCCTCGGCAGGATTGTCGATATTAAACGGGAACAAAATGTTGGTGTAAATCGGTTTGCCAAAACCCTGTAGTTCCCAGCTTCCAGGGACTTTAATATTACTCCAGCCATCAGGTTTGAAGCTTGCTTCAAAGAATCCGATCGGAACATCATGCGGGCTAGATGCCAAATGAAAGGTCCATGTGCCGTCGAGCAACACCAC from Paenibacillus sp. JNUCC-31 includes:
- a CDS encoding beta-galactosidase small subunit, which codes for MEDAATVTVQGDVFLARFDKREGTLTTYERYGKTLLLSGAQENFYRAPTGIDQGQGGSAFYAGEWETYGLNRLVREVISVRFSQPSDNMVLFETEAFLHGAERSDGFKSQVRYLINGDGSIEVQNRVNANVSLSLLPRIGLTFTMPMDNDQLQWYGCGPHESYVDRKRSASIGLYRTVVDEEPCPYIVPVEWGGKEEVRWFSLTDSDGSGLMFSGFEPFHMDAHRNSVLDYAAARHIEELPERDRIWVNIDHIHSGLGGDDGWSRNIHEEFQVKPGYYEYSFVIKPMGLEKTD
- a CDS encoding glycoside hydrolase family 3 protein → MMEPKEITIQTLPSKKPVPSYEQHEQISLEVAREGIILLKNEENLLPIKKEEMLNVFGIGQSQFRLGALGAGKINPRYQVRFLRAIEEYSDFSLNEAVSKLYQSDEEVCPSVEILEQAFNESQTAIIVISRASGENIDNNPIPGEYYLSADEEAMIQAVSGKFDKTIAIVNSGYPIDVRWVKRYNIKGLIVCGFVGMLGGKALVEILDGRVNPSAKLPDTWSLDYEDIPSSRNFYTAMEGKAILDSHTPYFVDTYYEEDIYVGYRYFETFNKQVAYPFGYGLSYTTFSLQPCHFTWENNVVKLSVEITNTGSVTGKEVVQIYVEEPDGLLEKPSRKLVGFSKTQDLRPGSNQILTFQINRDQLASYSTDSASWIMESGTYLFYAGTSIKHLLKAGSFELEEMSTIRTVSNKMSPPVSIRVLSKRNPEETYPTGEFSGIKSRATELTPIVNRQRMTETQPIQADLPTMMIKYTDVVVNPELLDAFIKQLTVEELARLSVCNAAGWGMTDIGEAGRLYLLEKYDMRDFIVADGNSGVNVNKPNIGMPSSTVLCSSFNTQLAYEVGKVIAEEAIENNIHLILAPGMNIHRNPLNGRHPEYFSEDPFLTGIMAGYQSKGLEENGVSSCLKHTVANNCESARKRNHSLMTERSLREIYLKAFEVAIRVHKPDSIMTAYNACNGVFTAADEEMIQGVFREEFGFEGYVMTDWDSYETVDVVEAVAAGNCWLTPGTPDNTYVTPIIEGVREGRIEKARLEKNVKHLLSVTLKRTKI
- a CDS encoding glycoside hydrolase family protein gives rise to the protein MPTPSGQYEYYGDIRYINGHITGSDKSDYFEFDPAVFADDDERIYLYSGSGQKSNEEFGHPVVGAFVRELDKDMLTLLTEPKIIMPANEDRAKPNFFEGASMRKINGL